A single window of Dermacentor albipictus isolate Rhodes 1998 colony chromosome 1, USDA_Dalb.pri_finalv2, whole genome shotgun sequence DNA harbors:
- the LOC135901451 gene encoding uncharacterized protein isoform X1 codes for MRWFSGTMLQAIAEAHSRRVLLLVFIEGEDLASQNMCSTFEDTEVNKLLDVMGCVPIRLRANSSACHQFTLVYAVTAIPSTFFISSRGNLEASVVGFTDAVSFGDRLAALMTSWNLKNVDSDMRNVSEASMSVDRMVRLNRQPSSVRLPIAAPKAEGTGALPQQPLAEGVTKKRSKGGERHSKKKHKRQEANVQTSIVLLAEQATQINMNEKRPYNNLLQKLATTEEATIPPPTIATTQVHGDPAGNLAGDLASLMGDGNGRKKNLIIPPEEHRENPLTAVMAAAAGGASIDVEKKGMPTPNDDKSKIAATVAKAENGENEPARLRSFKASSKRKDENNTTMPWPPAAGVVRSSDVEHPASAAVSGVVPVGLNDINSVLCDVADGSALLIKFAVLAQEFADKVLGSSQYEHSDSKSLEMSAAEATKATSDVRLLAESAQKPKFKKEKQATKLEVPPPAKAGEVHARNTRQIQHANTLKRSCQLESLQENIGDAPEAIAVLLEAAFQQVGNKDPSANEQRGLSGTRYHKQQSNSDASQSTHQQGKYGSGKRKQHHEYPTKYHAGDSKKVAATLKKAGAKASAISGSSTREKDAGLSQLAQKIKQFESAAANASQDAKALVEKKAKRSKSASLSKPPANDNRAGFPENGTPRTHVQMPSPPPLPMTSLEQDVSVVHMRPGIDTITEEETGAIDSFLTSPKPTPPPPQSPRPDTPTQPEVQKAAEEESHKPSVKEPACETAAPPPPLPQPPPPPQQKTQAIVTQNRYPPQSRKSVRRPSNPSKSKEFLTARNSQLDDALVFGPTHRTSDDSATVTVKRVPTSYSRPREGRTTPARSPPYERLVDSDGDDQTVDDELEARSTPSAAMFRNEVEWINEMARTASRRTLLYRAGVLEESLNNLFRTLNDMEGTTMSLSIGNQSRTNITKGHAKAAQGGGALTSPAAPPVTSPSKQHAHVTISDQKEGGVVEEKANAVDAIASTKVTHRASLSVTNVRNRARSRPSASRLGATGGGRSPSTDISQASGGGYVRESVSCTPSVVRACGAFGSADRANIILNLPDGSSEMTSFPASAYLDEVRWYAEELLARVLPSCFPFTMARTNPLREFSREEYRKTLEQLHLAPSATLLVLPRSAAQGESGAPALLLGGVHGEPVWVAAFRMVLGTFVVRPLSLMWDLLNCQTDSAIAAAHEAFLSSSLGSSSQPALPPSAVATPLRSVSSSMLCRRSPSSRTENSEIL; via the exons ATGAGGTGGTTCAGCGGCACCATGCTTCAAGCCATCGCCGAGGCCCACAGCCGACGGGTCCTGCTCCTGGTGTTCATCGAGGGCGAGGACCTGGCTTCGCAAAACATGTGCTCCACCTTCGAGGACACCGAGGTGAACAAGCTGCTCGACGTCATGGGCTGCGTTCCCATTCGGCTCCGAGCAAACAGCAGTGCCTGTCACCAGTTCACTCTCGTCTACGCGGTGACCGCCATCCCTTCCACGTTCTTCATCAGCTCGCGCGGCAACCTCGAGGCTTCTGTCGTGGGCTTCACCGACGCGGTGTCGTTCGGCGACCGACTCGCGGCGCTCATGACCTCGTGGAACCTCAAGAACGTTGACTCGGACATGCGCAACGTGAGCGAAGCGAGCATGTCCGTCGACCGCATGGTGCGCCTCAATCGCCAGCCGTCATCGGTGCGCCTCCCAATCGCAGCACCGAAAGCGGAAGGCACGGGAGCGCTCCCCCAACAACCACTGGCTGAAGGCGTCACGAAAAAACGCAGTAAGGGTGGAGAGCGACACTCCAAGAAGAAACACAAGAGACAAGAGGCCAACGTGCAGACCAGCATCGTGTTGCTCGCCGAACAGGCCACGCAAATAAACATGAATGAGAAGCGGCCGTACAACAACCTGCTGCAGAAGCTTGCGACGACGGAAGAGGCCACAATTCCACCCCCCACAATCGCAACAACCCAGGTCCACGGTGACCCGGCTGGTAACCTGGCTGGAGACCTGGCGTCGCTGATGGGAGACggtaatggaagaaagaaaaacctgATAATACCCCCTGAAGAACACCGTGAGAACCCGCTCACTGCAGTCATGGCGGCAGCTGCGGGTGGCGCGTCCATCGACGTTGAGAAGAAAGGGATGCCTACTCCGAACGACGACAAAAGTAAGATTGCCGCCACCGTCGCGAAAGCAGAAAACGGTGAGAATGAGCCGGCACGCCTGCGATCGTTCAAGGCGTCTTCCAAGAGAAAGGACGAGAATAACACGACCATGCCATGGCCGCCAGCGGCAGGAGTTGTTCGCTCAAGTGACGTCGAGCACCCAGCCAGCGCTGCCGTCAGCGGTGTCGTACCGGTCGGACTGAACGATATCAATTCAGTGTTGTGCGACGTCGCAGACGGCTCCGCCTTGCTCATAAAATTCGCCGTGCTCGCGCAAGAGTTTGCCGACAAAGTATTGGGTAGCTCCCAGTACGAGCACTCCGACTCTAAGTCCTTGGAAATGTCGGCCGCCGAGGCAACGAAAGCGACCTCAGACGTGCGGTTGCTCGCCGAGTCCGCTCAGAAGCCAAAGTTCAAAAAGGAAAAGCAGGCCACAAAACTCGAGGTGCCGCCTCCGGCGAAGGCCGGCGAGGTTCACGCGAGGAACACGAGGCAGATACAACATGCGAACACGTTAAAGAGGTCGTGCCAGCTGGAGAGCTTGCAGGAAAACATAGGTGACGCTCCCGAAGCCATCGCAGTGTTGCTAGAGGCCGCATTCCAACAGGTGGGAAACAAGGACCCCTCGGCGAATGAGCAAAGGGGTCTTTCAGGTACACGTTATCATAAGCAACAAAGTAATTCAGATGCGTCACAGTCGACACACCAGCAAGGCAAGTACGGCTCTGGGAAACGCAAGCAGCATCACGAATACCCAACGAAGTACCACGCGGGAGATTCGAAGAAAGTCGCGGCGACGTTGAAGAAGGCGGGCGCAAAGGCTTCTGCAATTTCTGGTTCCTCGACTAGAGAGAAGGACGCGGGCCTCAGCCAACTCGCCCAGAAGATCAAGCAGTTCGAATCCGCCGCCGCCAATGCCTCTCAGGATGCGAAGGCACTGGTCGAAAAGAAAGCAAAGAGGTCCAAGAGCGCTTCACTGTCCAAGCCGCCAGCCAACGACAACCGGGCGGGATTTCCCGAGAATGGGACGCCGCGAACGCATGTTCAAATGCCATCCCCGCCACCACTTCCTATGACGTCACTCGAACAGGACGTGTCCGTTGTACACATGCGACCGGGAATCGACACCATCACTGAGGAAGAAACTGGCGCAATCGACTCTTTCCTCACTTCTCCGAAGCCTACCCCCCCGCCACCGCAATCTCCTCGCCCCGACACTCCGACTCAACCAGAGGTCCAGAAGGCCGCGGAAGAGGAGTCCCACAAGCCCTCCGTGAAGGAGCCTGCTTGCGAAACGGCGGCTCCACCGCCTCCACTGCCACAGCCGCCGCCACCCCCACAGCAGAAAACTCAAGCCATAGTAACTCAGAATCGGTACCCGCCTCAGTCGCGGAAGAGCGTGCGGAGACCTTCAAACCCTAGCAAAAGCAAGGAGTTCCTCACGGCCAGGAACTCCCAGCTGGATGACGCGCTCGTCTTCGGTCCCACGCACCGAACCAGTGACGATAGCGCCACAGTGACGGTGAAGAGGGTCCCGACGTCGTATTCGCGACCAAGAGAAGGGAGGACAACGCCCGCCAGGAGCCCACCCTACGAGCGTCTCGTGGACAGCGACGGCGACGACCAAACTGTCGACGACGAGCTGGAAGCTCGCAGCACTCCCTCGGCCGCCATGTTCAGGAACGAGGTCGAATGGATAAACGAGATGGCTCGCACGGCGTCCAGACGCACCCTCTTATACCGGGCGGGGGTTCTTGAGGAATCACTGAACAATCTTTTTCGCACACTGAACGACATGGAAGGTACCACCATGTCCCTGAGCATTGGTAACCAGTCACGCACCAACATCACCAAG gggcacgccaaagcaGCTCAGGGAGGCGGAGCATTGACATCGCCTGCAGCGCCCCCTGTGACGTCGCCGAGCAAGCAGCACGCCCACGTCACCATTAGCGACCAGAAGGAAGGCGGCGTCGTCGAGGAAAAGGCGAACGCTGTCGATGCCATTGCGAGCACTAAAGTTACGCATCGTGCCTCGTTGTCGGTTACAAACGTCCGCAACCGGGCCCGGAGTCGCCCGTCGGCGAGCCGCCTGGGAGCCACTGGCGGTGGTCGATCCCCGAGCACCGACATCTCGCAGGCTTCCGGAGGCGGCTACGTTCGCGAGTCGGTGAGCTGCACGCCGTCAGTGGTTCGCGCCTGTGGCGCGTTCGGCAGCGCTGACAGAGCGAACATCATTCTCAACCTGCCAGACGGCAGCTCAGAGATGACGTCGTTTCCAGCTTCCGCGTACCTGGACGAAGTGCGCTGGTACGCCGAGGAGTTATTGGCTAGGGTGCTTCCCTCCTGCTTCCCGTTCACCATGGCACGCACCAACCCGCTGCGCGAGTTCTCGCGCGAGGAGTACCGCAAGACGCTGGAGCAACTACACCTGGCGCCGTCGGCGACGCTCCTTGTGTTGCCAAG GTCTGCGGCGCAGGGCGAGAGCGGGGCGCCAGCTCTGCTCCTTGGCGGCGTGCACGGCGAGCCGGTGTGGGTCGCCGCCTTCCGGATGGTGCTCGGCACTTTCGTGGTGAGGCCGCTGTCGCTCATGTGGGACCTGCTGAACTGCCAGACGGACTCGGCGATAGCGGCGGCGCACGAAGCCTTCCTGTCGAGCAGTCTGGGCAGCTCGTCTCAGCCGGCATTGCCGCCTTCTGCCGTCGCGACGCCTCTGCGGAGCGTCAGCAGCAGCATGCTGTGTCGTCGCAGCCCCTCGAGCCGCACCGAGAACAGCGAAATCTTGTGA
- the LOC135901451 gene encoding nucleolar protein dao-5-like isoform X2, protein MRWFSGTMLQAIAEAHSRRVLLLVFIEGEDLASQNMCSTFEDTEVNKLLDVMGCVPIRLRANSSACHQFTLVYAVTAIPSTFFISSRGNLEASVVGFTDAVSFGDRLAALMTSWNLKNVDSDMRNVSEASMSVDRMVRLNRQPSSVRLPIAAPKAEGTGALPQQPLAEGVTKKRSKGGERHSKKKHKRQEANVQTSIVLLAEQATQINMNEKRPYNNLLQKLATTEEATIPPPTIATTQVHGDPAGNLAGDLASLMGDGNGRKKNLIIPPEEHRENPLTAVMAAAAGGASIDVEKKGMPTPNDDKSKIAATVAKAENGENEPARLRSFKASSKRKDENNTTMPWPPAAGVVRSSDVEHPASAAVSGVVPVGLNDINSVLCDVADGSALLIKFAVLAQEFADKVLGSSQYEHSDSKSLEMSAAEATKATSDVRLLAESAQKPKFKKEKQATKLEVPPPAKAGEVHARNTRQIQHANTLKRSCQLESLQENIGDAPEAIAVLLEAAFQQVGNKDPSANEQRGLSGTRYHKQQSNSDASQSTHQQGKYGSGKRKQHHEYPTKYHAGDSKKVAATLKKAGAKASAISGSSTREKDAGLSQLAQKIKQFESAAANASQDAKALVEKKAKRSKSASLSKPPANDNRAGFPENGTPRTHVQMPSPPPLPMTSLEQDVSVVHMRPGIDTITEEETGAIDSFLTSPKPTPPPPQSPRPDTPTQPEVQKAAEEESHKPSVKEPACETAAPPPPLPQPPPPPQQKTQAIVTQNRYPPQSRKSVRRPSNPSKSKEFLTARNSQLDDALVFGPTHRTSDDSATVTVKRVPTSYSRPREGRTTPARSPPYERLVDSDGDDQTVDDELEARSTPSAAMFRNEVEWINEMARTASRRTLLYRAGVLEESLNNLFRTLNDMEGTTMSLSIGNQSRTNITKGHAKAAQGGGALTSPAAPPVTSPSKQHAHVTISDQKEGGVVEEKANAVDAIASTKVTHRASLSVTNVRNRARSRPSASRLGATGGGRSPSTDISQASGGGYVRESLPRTWTKCAGTPRSYWLGCFPPASRSPWHAPTRCASSRARSTARRWSNYTWRRRRRSLCCQGLRRRARAGRQLCSLAACTASRCGSPPSGWCSALSW, encoded by the exons ATGAGGTGGTTCAGCGGCACCATGCTTCAAGCCATCGCCGAGGCCCACAGCCGACGGGTCCTGCTCCTGGTGTTCATCGAGGGCGAGGACCTGGCTTCGCAAAACATGTGCTCCACCTTCGAGGACACCGAGGTGAACAAGCTGCTCGACGTCATGGGCTGCGTTCCCATTCGGCTCCGAGCAAACAGCAGTGCCTGTCACCAGTTCACTCTCGTCTACGCGGTGACCGCCATCCCTTCCACGTTCTTCATCAGCTCGCGCGGCAACCTCGAGGCTTCTGTCGTGGGCTTCACCGACGCGGTGTCGTTCGGCGACCGACTCGCGGCGCTCATGACCTCGTGGAACCTCAAGAACGTTGACTCGGACATGCGCAACGTGAGCGAAGCGAGCATGTCCGTCGACCGCATGGTGCGCCTCAATCGCCAGCCGTCATCGGTGCGCCTCCCAATCGCAGCACCGAAAGCGGAAGGCACGGGAGCGCTCCCCCAACAACCACTGGCTGAAGGCGTCACGAAAAAACGCAGTAAGGGTGGAGAGCGACACTCCAAGAAGAAACACAAGAGACAAGAGGCCAACGTGCAGACCAGCATCGTGTTGCTCGCCGAACAGGCCACGCAAATAAACATGAATGAGAAGCGGCCGTACAACAACCTGCTGCAGAAGCTTGCGACGACGGAAGAGGCCACAATTCCACCCCCCACAATCGCAACAACCCAGGTCCACGGTGACCCGGCTGGTAACCTGGCTGGAGACCTGGCGTCGCTGATGGGAGACggtaatggaagaaagaaaaacctgATAATACCCCCTGAAGAACACCGTGAGAACCCGCTCACTGCAGTCATGGCGGCAGCTGCGGGTGGCGCGTCCATCGACGTTGAGAAGAAAGGGATGCCTACTCCGAACGACGACAAAAGTAAGATTGCCGCCACCGTCGCGAAAGCAGAAAACGGTGAGAATGAGCCGGCACGCCTGCGATCGTTCAAGGCGTCTTCCAAGAGAAAGGACGAGAATAACACGACCATGCCATGGCCGCCAGCGGCAGGAGTTGTTCGCTCAAGTGACGTCGAGCACCCAGCCAGCGCTGCCGTCAGCGGTGTCGTACCGGTCGGACTGAACGATATCAATTCAGTGTTGTGCGACGTCGCAGACGGCTCCGCCTTGCTCATAAAATTCGCCGTGCTCGCGCAAGAGTTTGCCGACAAAGTATTGGGTAGCTCCCAGTACGAGCACTCCGACTCTAAGTCCTTGGAAATGTCGGCCGCCGAGGCAACGAAAGCGACCTCAGACGTGCGGTTGCTCGCCGAGTCCGCTCAGAAGCCAAAGTTCAAAAAGGAAAAGCAGGCCACAAAACTCGAGGTGCCGCCTCCGGCGAAGGCCGGCGAGGTTCACGCGAGGAACACGAGGCAGATACAACATGCGAACACGTTAAAGAGGTCGTGCCAGCTGGAGAGCTTGCAGGAAAACATAGGTGACGCTCCCGAAGCCATCGCAGTGTTGCTAGAGGCCGCATTCCAACAGGTGGGAAACAAGGACCCCTCGGCGAATGAGCAAAGGGGTCTTTCAGGTACACGTTATCATAAGCAACAAAGTAATTCAGATGCGTCACAGTCGACACACCAGCAAGGCAAGTACGGCTCTGGGAAACGCAAGCAGCATCACGAATACCCAACGAAGTACCACGCGGGAGATTCGAAGAAAGTCGCGGCGACGTTGAAGAAGGCGGGCGCAAAGGCTTCTGCAATTTCTGGTTCCTCGACTAGAGAGAAGGACGCGGGCCTCAGCCAACTCGCCCAGAAGATCAAGCAGTTCGAATCCGCCGCCGCCAATGCCTCTCAGGATGCGAAGGCACTGGTCGAAAAGAAAGCAAAGAGGTCCAAGAGCGCTTCACTGTCCAAGCCGCCAGCCAACGACAACCGGGCGGGATTTCCCGAGAATGGGACGCCGCGAACGCATGTTCAAATGCCATCCCCGCCACCACTTCCTATGACGTCACTCGAACAGGACGTGTCCGTTGTACACATGCGACCGGGAATCGACACCATCACTGAGGAAGAAACTGGCGCAATCGACTCTTTCCTCACTTCTCCGAAGCCTACCCCCCCGCCACCGCAATCTCCTCGCCCCGACACTCCGACTCAACCAGAGGTCCAGAAGGCCGCGGAAGAGGAGTCCCACAAGCCCTCCGTGAAGGAGCCTGCTTGCGAAACGGCGGCTCCACCGCCTCCACTGCCACAGCCGCCGCCACCCCCACAGCAGAAAACTCAAGCCATAGTAACTCAGAATCGGTACCCGCCTCAGTCGCGGAAGAGCGTGCGGAGACCTTCAAACCCTAGCAAAAGCAAGGAGTTCCTCACGGCCAGGAACTCCCAGCTGGATGACGCGCTCGTCTTCGGTCCCACGCACCGAACCAGTGACGATAGCGCCACAGTGACGGTGAAGAGGGTCCCGACGTCGTATTCGCGACCAAGAGAAGGGAGGACAACGCCCGCCAGGAGCCCACCCTACGAGCGTCTCGTGGACAGCGACGGCGACGACCAAACTGTCGACGACGAGCTGGAAGCTCGCAGCACTCCCTCGGCCGCCATGTTCAGGAACGAGGTCGAATGGATAAACGAGATGGCTCGCACGGCGTCCAGACGCACCCTCTTATACCGGGCGGGGGTTCTTGAGGAATCACTGAACAATCTTTTTCGCACACTGAACGACATGGAAGGTACCACCATGTCCCTGAGCATTGGTAACCAGTCACGCACCAACATCACCAAG gggcacgccaaagcaGCTCAGGGAGGCGGAGCATTGACATCGCCTGCAGCGCCCCCTGTGACGTCGCCGAGCAAGCAGCACGCCCACGTCACCATTAGCGACCAGAAGGAAGGCGGCGTCGTCGAGGAAAAGGCGAACGCTGTCGATGCCATTGCGAGCACTAAAGTTACGCATCGTGCCTCGTTGTCGGTTACAAACGTCCGCAACCGGGCCCGGAGTCGCCCGTCGGCGAGCCGCCTGGGAGCCACTGGCGGTGGTCGATCCCCGAGCACCGACATCTCGCAGGCTTCCGGAGGCGGCTACGTTCGCGAGTCG CTTCCGCGTACCTGGACGAAGTGCGCTGGTACGCCGAGGAGTTATTGGCTAGGGTGCTTCCCTCCTGCTTCCCGTTCACCATGGCACGCACCAACCCGCTGCGCGAGTTCTCGCGCGAGGAGTACCGCAAGACGCTGGAGCAACTACACCTGGCGCCGTCGGCGACGCTCCTTGTGTTGCCAAG GTCTGCGGCGCAGGGCGAGAGCGGGGCGCCAGCTCTGCTCCTTGGCGGCGTGCACGGCGAGCCGGTGTGGGTCGCCGCCTTCCGGATGGTGCTCGGCACTTTCGTGGTGA